In Parasteatoda tepidariorum isolate YZ-2023 chromosome 2, CAS_Ptep_4.0, whole genome shotgun sequence, one DNA window encodes the following:
- the LOC107436936 gene encoding uncharacterized protein — MSLFKKNAWYHLLKIFSWFIVFYCINGIVINALPEVSKYTSDYEGLAEFSMNIEEAKNETDSSDGFFGTVSKNIKKYYGIFTKSLQADLWLAVSITFVLVFLACLAVYTLVNGVQVLADLCKCFGRRGIVE; from the exons ATGagtttattcaagaaaaatgctTGGTATCATCTTCTCAAA ATTTTTAGTTGGTTTATAGTATTCTACTGCATAAATGGTATAGTTATCAATGCACTACCTGAAGTATCAAAATATACGTCAGACTACGAAGGATTAGCAGAATTCTCTATGAATATAGAAGAAGCTAAGAATGAGACAG ataGCAGTGATGGTTTCTTTGGAACTGTTTccaagaacattaaaaaatattatggaatttttacaaaaa GTTTGCAAGCAGACTTATGGTTAGCAGTGAGCATCACttttgttttagtatttttagcaTGCCTTGCAGTTTATACGCTTGTTAATGGTGTACAAGTTCTTGCCGATTTATGTAAATGCTTCGGAAGACGAGGAATTGTGGaataa